In the genome of Clostridia bacterium, one region contains:
- a CDS encoding SAM-dependent methyltransferase, translating into RAPARPSGLGLSVVELLERKGNRLLVKGLDAIDGTPVLDVRPYMPQFDAFPDAKTPRFRHRDSEEGKEAAHRREIE; encoded by the coding sequence AGGGCTCCGGCCCGGCCGTCTGGTCTTGGCCTTTCTGTGGTGGAACTTCTGGAGCGGAAGGGGAACCGCCTCCTGGTTAAGGGTCTGGACGCCATTGACGGCACGCCGGTTCTGGACGTCCGCCCCTATATGCCTCAGTTTGATGCTTTTCCGGATGCGAAAACCCCCCGGTTTCGCCACCGGGACAGTGAGGAGGGGAAGGAGGCAGCGCACAGGCGTGAAATTGAGTAA